The following nucleotide sequence is from Aptenodytes patagonicus chromosome 6, bAptPat1.pri.cur, whole genome shotgun sequence.
GCTTGACTTTCCCAACCACCAGCACGTTTTTGGTGTGCACAAGGCCTATTTTTCCCTGGTAGTAGCCAATATACCACTCCTTGGTCCACAGCTGCCCTTTCAACCTGATCTTCTCCTCACTGAGGAGGGCTATGACGTCTCCTTTCTTGTACTCCAGCAAATAGTGGTTCTTGCTTTGCCGCACCACTGTCTTCAGCAGCTTGCCGTACTTCAAGCTCAACACCGGCCGGTCCTGAAAGACTGGATACTTGGCGATGGCAGCCAGAGGTGAAAGGATGATCTTTCCGACCTCGTTCTTCTTGAGGAACCGCCTCTGCCCCGTCAGTTTGATGGCACTTTTTGGAGGCGGCTGCGGTGTCTGGACGCAGAATTGGGTCAAAATGGCATCCTTGTCATCCTTGACCTGTACCCTTAGCGTGAAGTCTGAGAGCTCGTTGGGGTCGTGGGATGCAATGGGGAAGATAAGGCGGCTGACCTTGCCCAGCTTCATCTGGAAGCCCCGCACAATTTTGGCTTGCTCGCTAGCTTTCACCTCATAGTTGGTCATGTTGGAGAACATACAGAGCTTGAGGTCCTGAGGCCGTGACAGAGCAAACTGATGCTTACCCCAGAGCTGGAGGGCAACAGGAGCCGGGCTGTGGGACTGTCTTGTGACCTCGTTCACCAGGAGAGTCTTGGGAGCGCATTCGTGCCCAAAAATGGCCACAACCGTTTTAAAGGAAGGGTGAATGTGTTTTGGGCCGTAGACGCCAACTGTGATCCTCTTGCTGATGTAATCCCAAACAGTGTAAGGGTAGAGGATGTTCTGCCCCTGGGCTACGGCCGCGATGTACATGCAAGGCTCCAGGTTCTCCAGCTGCACCTGGATCGTATCTCCATACGAATAGCTCAGCTGCATCGGCGTGTACGGCCCTTCTTTCATGTCACTCCGCAGGCACTGCAGTCCTACCAAACTCTTGCTCATTATGTCATTCTTGACCTCTGCCGACACCTTCATCTCCAGAATGATGAAGGTTTTCACCTCCATGTTGCTGAGTTTGATCTGCAGGACTGGGCTGATGGTGCTGCACTTGTCACTGTTCAGCTCCAGTGGCGGATCCAGCATTGCTTTCATGGAGATCTGCTGCGTTTCCCCAGGGCACACGTGACCTTCTGGCACATGGATGCTGATGTTGGTATCTGGAAGCTGGACGGCTCCACCAGAGCTATCCAGCTTGCAGACAATGTTGGTCTCCACCGGTTGTGTCTGACCCCAGCCAGGATTTTGACCAAGCAAATCCAAGTCATGGCAAGACCGAGCCAGCTTCCTGTGGTTCAGCCACGCCGTCCTAAAATCTTCCCGGCTCTGGAACTGCTCAGGGGTGGGAGACTTCAAACCGCTGAAGAAACCCGACGATGCCGGAGCATCTGACTTAGCTTGAAGAACAGACAGTTCAGACAAACTGTAGGAGCGTTTACTTCTGAAGAAGGGATTGTCCCTTTTCACAGGCTGTTCCAGATCCAGCCTGTTTGTGGATGGAAACTCATCAAAAATGTTACCTAGGCTGCTATTAGCGGCCGAACTGGAAAGAGCTGAAGTAGGAGCCCCCGTGTCAAAGAGCAGCAAGTCAACAGTGATGTTGGAGTTGGACTCTTTGTCCAAGCTGGGCACTGTTTGCAAATTCCCATTCAGAAACGGGTTCGTCTGGACTCCGTTCAAGAATGGGTTGTTATTGTAGGGTTTCGCAGAGTTTCTCTTCACGTCAGTCCATTCTCCAAGCAGGTCTAACTCCTTGACCCCCTCATCAGGGCTCTCCAGTAGATTATCTATCATCCCACTGTCCGTTAAGGAAGAGTTGCGGTAGTTTACAGGCTGGACGTAGGAGGAAGGGATGTAACCCATTTCCGTGGTGTTGTGAGCGTACCACCACTCACCTCCTGATGTGTCTAAGACATAAAGGTGGTCCCCCTTGGAGAACTTCAAAGTGGTGAAATTAGTCGGACAGTAATCTTTGATTGCTATTACTTCCTTCGCATTTCCAAAGGACGTGGGATTGTCAACCAGCAAGGCACTAGGAGAAGGcactgcaaagccaagaagaaaaacagcactgtAAGCAATCCACAAGAACGTCacaaatttttatttcaggtaAGCAATCTGTGCTACTTTAAGCGGTGAAATAAGGTAGTTTTAAAGCCTCTCAAACCTACAGGttattccccccccaaaaaaaaaatttttaaacaaaacttctccCTCCACTACATCTGGTACATCCACGTTCCCCTTCCCCAAAGGGCTCATGAACTAAAACGATGGGCATAAacacagctgggaagagcagcaggagcCCACTTGTTATCCTTCCAATGCAGTCAAGTAGCAATAAGCCTTGCCCTCAATGTAGGGCCCCATGCAGCTGCTCCTGCATGAGACGTCAGTGTCCCACAGCCTCACTAAACTCCCTGATGAACGATGCACAAGAAGATGTTTTGGAGGGAGGTTTGAGGAAGTGGGAGTCGCTTCTTATCAGCTCTCCTTTTCACCTGGCATGTTGGGATCTAAGCTCCTACAGGCACATGCCAGAATGACAGGCATCCCCTTAAATgttcacatttaaaataacagaagttaATTAGGGGGGGTTCTCAATGATTGCTACATGGGAAGAGCCATTATCCTACCAATTTGCTCAGTGGTATCTCAAGGTCTTTGGCCTCCAGCTCTTTCACATTGCCACTGCACTCTCCATGCAAATAGttatctgtgctgctgcaggttaACATGTAATGTCCGCAGGCTAAAAGTGCTCTTGCTCTGCCGTAACCCATCTCCTGCACATGTGAAACATCTCACATTCCAGTGCAAGAAACAACTAAGGGTACCCACTAAGGGCATGTCATATTGCTACTTTTTCACATCACACCAgccaaaaaaaatcagcatctcaTCTCTCTTACATAGCACCTGTATTTCGAAGCTCCTCAACAAAATTTAACTCAATTTCTGAAGAAGGTCGTGTAGTTTGAACCCTCAGAAAGAAGCACAGCATCAGCCTCATGCAGTGCTGTCACGGTCCTAGCAGCATCTCCAATCTCCCTTTCAGTAGCACCAGCTGAAAGTCAATTTGCCAGGGGATCCCAATTACAAGCAGAACAGCTGGGTCAAGCCTACAGAAGCTCACACTGCCACcatatttattgcttttgttcTCACTTTTAGGACCTACTTCTGTAAAAAGCACTAGAAATAAGCTGCAGATGATGCTACATCAGTGTTCAAGTGTGTGTTATCTTGCTAGACAGACCTAAGAAAACAAGGAGAGCTGGATTTTCACCAATACGGGGGTGTAAGTGAACTGGGACAGCACCTGCTTCAATAGGCTTGAGAGCTCTCTGGAGGGAAAAGAGTGATTTAAGAAACACAGGAAGCCCCTAAAACCCGGAGACGAAGGGATGGCAGATGAGACTGCGCATCCCTGCAGTCACTAGCTGCAGGCTGGCAGGACTTCTCAGACACAGAAAGTACAAGGCAAGGGAAGACACagacaagcaaagaaaaatctttaaatatacTCTAGGGATCAAAATATTAAGGAGAGAAGTGTTTGCACACATCTGAAACACATCATTGTTAATCCACCTCCTCCGCCAGCAGGTAGGGAAAGTCGTGAGGACATTTATTCAGTGTAAAACTATATATAAACTCCGTATTGAAACTATTTTACCACCCTAGTAGGAAGCTGCTGTTAACCCAGTGCTGCAGCCCGAGCCATCTGCAGGACAGGGCATTTTTGGTCTCCCCATCCCTTCGGGTCAGATGGGTGAGTGgccgtccccatgtccccctcaGCTGTGCACACAGCCAGCACGGCGGCAGGGTTAATACAGATGTGCTGAAACCAGCAGACCCCTTGGAGAACATGAGTAATTcctattttttcatttaaaacaatctAATGTGCAGCGAGAGCATTTGATGTTTGGGTCTCTTCTTGCTACGCCTGCAAAAGCAATCGCTTTTatgcatgcttatttttaaaggcCCTCGACACATGCTAAGTTCCACCTGGAGTTATTCTTTGGGATCCATTTCTGCTGCGGGAACAGTAATTTCCCTTTCACCTGAATGCAGCTTTTATGCTGGGTAAGGTAAATACAGCTGAAGGAAAAgcaataaagggaagaaaaaggattatTCAAGCAACACGCAAGCTCACAGCTCcagggaaggggaaaacaaacccTTGCAACTGCCTTGTTGCTGTCACCTCTCCTGGTTGCTCGATCTCTTGGTGTCAGGTCCATGCCCGTCCTTGCACCTGTGGATGCAGTTGTCAGCACTTGCTGctcttccccatcagctgctaTCTGCTAATTATTAACCAAACCCCCTCCCAGACCCCAGGGGTGAGAGGATGCACCCAAATTGAGGAGGGGGCATTGTCCCCACCCGTCCCTCCACACCTTTGACATCGCAGAGGCTGGTCTCGGCAAAGCCCTCGCCGAGGTCGATGAGCGTCCCCTCCGACTTGCACCGCGGCAGGCCGCCTGAGTTGGCCGCCCGGATCCTCTGCGCCGCCATCTCTGGCCCGCCGACCCCGCCAGTCCCAGGGTGGCACTAGGAGGCCATGACCTCTCCACGAGCGAAGCTGGCTATGGGGACCCTGGTGTCACCTTGGGGAaccagcctggggaagagaaacGAACCCCAGCACGTTAGCAAAGGCTCCAGGTCCCACCATGCCACCCACGCGCCGACGATGCTCACCCCAGGCACACGCCGACCCTGTGGTGCCGATACAGGAGAACATCCTCATGTTCTCCGTAAAGCATTATGAAAGACAACCTGGGTGCTCCTAATAAGCACAGCACTGCCTACAAATCACCAAGGGCTTTGGGTAGCGAGGACAGCCTGGTCTTGCACGATGCTACTGCTGGCCACAACCCCGTATGAAGCAGCCCTCTTGCCTTTAAGATTTATTTGGGGATACATTGCTCCCAGGCTCATAAATTGGCCCTTCTCCCCATTTCTTAAGGGCTTTCAGGGCATTTGCACGTTGCtgtaatacatatttataaaaccATCAAGCACTCAGATGCTGTAGGAGCCCAGGGCAGTGGTTAGTGAGCGTGGAGGGCCCACGGGACCAGGTTTTTGCATGTTCAACCACATcattgctgcctcctgccacAGCACCAGGATGTCCTGGGATGGAGACTGGGCAGAGAAACACCCCTTCTTGCACTGACTGCCCAGCTTCACTCAAGCTGCTGCGAGGAGCCAGTACAGGGATGACAACAGGGGGGAGACaagtttccaaaaggaaaaagaaaaataaaggggtttttcctcctttttttccagaaacacttGCAAAAGCGCTTCCAGAAACCCTTGTGGAAGAGCAGCTGCATCAGCGAGCCAGAGCCAAGAGGAAAATTAACCcacctcctgctgcctgcagaacATGCTGGCACTTCAACCACCAGCATAGTGCCTGATGCAAGCACTGGTAAGACCTCCTCTGGTGTCACCCATGTCCTCTGGAGCTCGGAGAGTGGCCAGAAAGGCCTGGTGCCTCTCTGCTAGCTGAAGCAGCAGAGCCTGAGCCATGCTTTGCCCCTTCAGGTTTGCACCACAGAGTAGGTAGGTGGTCCAACATACCTGGCACCATCCCAGTAAATCCTGCCATGCAGCATCCCTACATCCTGCTCCCTACACACCTGCCACAAAACTCCAGCCAGGCTACAAAGTGCCAACAGCTCTTAAAAATAAAGCCCTGTGCAATTAAAAGTTATATCCAAATCCCCTGCTTGAGTTCAGCAACCCAAAGGGTTTTTCATCCAGTCCTAGTActgtttttcccttctccccctcccatgcaattttttttccttcctctgcttgaAAATCAGATCAAGCAGAAAATAACCCCCAAACCCAAATTCCTTAGGTGGGAATGCAGAGCTGATGGAAACGTGAAGACAAGTGCCGATTGCTTTGGCTGCAGCTGGCTGTTATTAAACCAGCGTGTCTCTCTCCACTGGCAGGGCGAGGAAGAGCAGCAAGCCCTGAAGGATTCGGTGCCCTTTTCTGGAATGCAGTAAGAGGAAATTTGCAGGGGAGAGCCTGAGCAGGAGATACTCCAGCCTGCTTGAAATGCTTCCCAAGCCATCCCCCGGGCCGGTATGCCGGGAATGTAGTTAGCTGGAAGGGATGCACCAGGCTCCAGccagaaaagggaagggagaacTTGTGTGCACACACTTTTCCCTTTGAGAAGTGCATTGTTTTGAGCCCTGCTGGGAGCACTCCAAGGGGAGAGGGCTTGGCAGGCATTAAATACAGAGAAACCAGGCTTTGAATCAAGACTGTGCTTATCAGAGCCTGGCCAGGTAAGACAGGGGACTTGGAGCTGCCAtcagcagcaagaaaaagcaataagTGGTCAGTGGGAAGCCGGGGAACGGAGGAAAGATGCTCTTGTTAGCTGGCACTGTTCACCATCTATCCAGCTCACCCCTTTGCAAAACACCACCACGGTGGGCAGAATGTTGTTTCTCATTAATACAAGGCACTGTTTGGATTGCACACTTTCCAGCTGGCATGCAAGACCCTAAACACTTACTGCTTCCCCCTAAAGCGACCCTGCAGACACTAGGTAGGctgttgtagggttttttttcttcctagctgGAGGGTTCAAGCCCTCCACAGCTACAGAGGCACAAAATCCAGCACGAGGTACGCAGCGTCATCG
It contains:
- the SH3BP4 gene encoding SH3 domain-binding protein 4; the protein is MAAQRIRAANSGGLPRCKSEGTLIDLGEGFAETSLCDVKVPSPSALLVDNPTSFGNAKEVIAIKDYCPTNFTTLKFSKGDHLYVLDTSGGEWWYAHNTTEMGYIPSSYVQPVNYRNSSLTDSGMIDNLLESPDEGVKELDLLGEWTDVKRNSAKPYNNNPFLNGVQTNPFLNGNLQTVPSLDKESNSNITVDLLLFDTGAPTSALSSSAANSSLGNIFDEFPSTNRLDLEQPVKRDNPFFRSKRSYSLSELSVLQAKSDAPASSGFFSGLKSPTPEQFQSREDFRTAWLNHRKLARSCHDLDLLGQNPGWGQTQPVETNIVCKLDSSGGAVQLPDTNISIHVPEGHVCPGETQQISMKAMLDPPLELNSDKCSTISPVLQIKLSNMEVKTFIILEMKVSAEVKNDIMSKSLVGLQCLRSDMKEGPYTPMQLSYSYGDTIQVQLENLEPCMYIAAVAQGQNILYPYTVWDYISKRITVGVYGPKHIHPSFKTVVAIFGHECAPKTLLVNEVTRQSHSPAPVALQLWGKHQFALSRPQDLKLCMFSNMTNYEVKASEQAKIVRGFQMKLGKVSRLIFPIASHDPNELSDFTLRVQVKDDKDAILTQFCVQTPQPPPKSAIKLTGQRRFLKKNEVGKIILSPLAAIAKYPVFQDRPVLSLKYGKLLKTVVRQSKNHYLLEYKKGDVIALLSEEKIRLKGQLWTKEWYIGYYQGKIGLVHTKNVLVVGKVKPSYFSGPDLTTSLLLEQILRPCKFLTYIYASVRTLLMENLSSWRSFADALGYLNLPLTFFCRAELDSEPERVASVLEKLKEDCNNTENKERKSFQKELMTALLKMDCQGLVVRLIQDFVLLTTAVEVSQRWRELAEKLAKVSKQQMDAYEAPHRDKMGAVDSEAMWKPAYDFLLTWSSQMGDSYRDVIQELHTGLDKMKNPITKRWKHLTGTLILVNSLDMLRAAAFSPQDHEDFAI